One Rhododendron vialii isolate Sample 1 chromosome 2a, ASM3025357v1 genomic region harbors:
- the LOC131316991 gene encoding uncharacterized protein LOC131316991, producing the protein MEEMRGAAMAYYANMSEDQQQSFERFNSLMDGNGDGKVRFQEYLDFIRKQGYNQVPSNLFKLLDENNRGYLDFEECVTLFYMITCNRFVFCGGYNCKSHLLGLHFVCVECYRVGEGTFSLCSSCYRDTNFNHEHSTFLDNYDLLHTKPWKVQSLHGTSTKMVVSHPENGHSNKDNKLAITSGAVGSRNLYKRATMGDLVTTARLYYHKSSADIKRAACDFFISLDDNGDGKVCLHGFLGFMRDQGHVKMGSSQFFKELDKDNNGTLEFMEVMALYYIIKSGRPFCGGCDEFIPGMYFTCSICFNNGNDLFCVCPNCFQGEHYRHEHAQFLDNYALLETKRMHGSNVTYSNQHKPSSSVTITELPTFPTNYVVPYNAPPNLKTRAWDLTFRVLETTINAAIKGAINAVAVGNGCTIM; encoded by the exons atggaggagaTGCGCGGGGCAGCTATGGCATATTACGCCAACATGTCCGAAGACCAACAACAATCGTTCGAGAGATTCAACAGCCTAATGGACGGGAACGGAGACGGGAAAGTGAGGTTCCAAGAGTACTTGGATTTCATCAGGAAACAAGGCTACAATCAAGTGCCATCGAACCTGTTCAAACTTCTCGACGAAAACAACCGCGGATATCTTGATTTTGAGGAATGTGTTACTCTCTTCTACATGATCACGTGCAATCGGTTTGTGTTCTGTGGTGGATATAACTGTAAGTCCCACTTGTTGGGCCTCCATTTCGTATGCGTCGAATGCTACAGGGTTGGTGAGGGAACATTCAGCCTGTGTTCTTCTTGTTATCGTGATACAAACTTCAACCACGAACACTCCACCTTCTTGGACAACTATGATCTCCTCCACACCAAACCATGGAag GTACAAAGTTTACATGGAACTTCTACAAAAATGGTGGTATCACATCCAGAGAATGGGCATTCCAACAAG GATAACAAGCTTGCGATAACTTCGGGAGCGGTTGGCAGTCGCAATCTCTATAAACGT GCCACGATGGGGGATTTGGTCACAACTGCCAGACTCTACTACCATAAAAGCTCAGCGGACATAAAAAGAGCGGCATGTGATTTTTTCATATCACTCGACGACAATGGTGACGGGAAAGTGTGTCTCCATGGATTTCTAGGGTTTATGAGGGACCAAGGCCACGTAAAAATGGGCAGTAGTCAATTTTTCAAAGAACTCGACAAGGACAACAACGGAACCCTAGAATTCATGGAAGTAATGGCTCTTTACTACATAATCAAAAGTGGGAGGCCCTTTTGTGGCGGGTGTGATGAGTTCATCCCGGGCATGTATTTCACTTGCTCCATTTGCTTTAACAATGGCAACGACTTGTTTTGCGTATGTCCAAACTGTTTCCAAGGCGAACACTATCGCCACGAGCATGCCCAGTTCTTGGATAACTATGCTTTGTTGGAAACCAAGAGAATGCATGGGAGTAATGTCACTTATTCGAATCAGCACAAG CCAAGTTCATCTGTTACCATCACTGAACTTCCCACATTCCCAACGAATTATGTTGTTCCTTATAATGCTCCTCCTAACCTGAAAACG AGAGCATGGGATCTTACGTTCAGAGTACTTGAGACAACAATCAACGCAGCAATCAAAGGAGCAATCAACGCAGTAGCTGTTGGAAACGGATGCACCATTATGTGA
- the LOC131317614 gene encoding uncharacterized protein LOC131317614 — protein MEEMREAAMAYYANMSKDQQKTLVRFYKSIDANGDGKVSIQEYSDFLVKKGHNLGLHTNLFKFLDKNNDGTLDFEESVTFFYMLTSNRLVVCDGCNSYLWGLHFLCVECHKDNKEKTYDLCCSCYRNKNFTHAHSCFLDNYALLRNSRTMDKLKRRTKKVLKGGAEFAWGFFLGFNGSN, from the exons aTGGAGGAGATGCGTGAGGCAGCAATGGCTTATTACGCGAACATGTCCAAGGACCAACAAAAAACTCTTGTGCGTTTCTACAAATCAATAGACGCAAATGGAGACGGGAAAGTGAGCATCCAAGAGTACTCGGATTTCCTAGTAAAAAAAGGCCACAACCTGGGGCTCCATACAAACCTGTTCAAATTTCTCGACAAGAACAACGACGGCACTCTGGATTTCGAGGAATCCGTTACGTTTTTCTATATGCTCACGAGCAACAGGCTTGTGGTCTGTGATGGTTGTAACTCCTACTTGTGGGGCCTCCATTTCCTGTGCGTCGAATGCCACAAGGATAACAAGGAGAAGACATACGACCTGTGTTGTTCCTGTTATCGTAACAAGAACTTCACTCATGCTCACTCCTGCTTCTTGGACAACTATGCTCTCCTCCGGAACTCTCGAACCATG GACAAATTGAAGCGGCGCACAAAGAAGGTGTTAAAGGGCGGTGCTGAATTcgcttggggtttttttttgggttttaacGGAAGTAATTAA